Proteins encoded in a region of the Prunus persica cultivar Lovell chromosome G4, Prunus_persica_NCBIv2, whole genome shotgun sequence genome:
- the LOC18779360 gene encoding receptor-like protein 2, with amino-acid sequence MLVQAYNLMAHGFLLFLLFSCIISTNIHACKQTERSSLLSFASTLSSPPLNWTSLDCCRWKGITCDQDGWVTRLLLPSKGLKGGISPFSLANLTHLTHLNLSHNSLYGSLETQFFLSLNQLEILDLSYNRLFGELPLSLPSINIRRVDLSSNHFSGAIPSSFFQQASNLTSFNVSNNTFTGYVPSSICLHSSPSLRLLDFSSNVFSGNLAPGLGKCSKLQVFRAGHNNLSGLFPEDIYNATKIEEIALPLNSLHGAISDRIANLTNLAILDLYFNQLNGELPHNLGKLSKLKLLTLDFNNLEGSLPQSLINCTNLVELHLLNNNLEGDISMLDFSRLSQLTKLDLRMNNFSGTVPVSLYSCWSLKAIGLSRNHLEGQIQAEIISLKSLSFLCFGHNRFTNLTGAMKILMSCKSLHVLMLDGAFKGEGMPSDDDMVDFDGFQNLRFLSLFNSDLTGHMPVWLSKLKNLEILRLDFNQITGPIPSWLGTMPRLFHIYLSDNQFSGEFPKQLCRLPRLVYEPNISSQLDDTSYEFELPIFSSSNFGIFAKQTVLQQKMSSIPAMIRLSNNNISGYIPAEIGQLHLLRLLFLDSNSFSGVIPDQISNLKNLEILNLSMNHLSGIIPSSLASLNFLKEFNVSYNNLKGLIPTGTQLQSFEASAFEGNPKLYGAPLPNKCGPNKDMDVDNKNNKDVENVIPWFYIFAASGFLVGFWGVCGSLVINKTWRCAYFRFIDNLQDMLLYVMITFPLNRMKRMLRG; translated from the coding sequence ATGTTAGTGCAAGCTTATAACCTAATGGCTCAtggcttccttctcttcctcttattCTCTTGCATTATATCTACAAATATCCATGCCTGCAAACAAACTGAACGCAGCTCCCTCCTGTCCTTTGCCTCCACTCTATCTTCTCCTCCTTTAAATTGGACATCCCTTGATTGTTGTCGTTGGAAGGGCATCACTTGTGATCAAGATGGTTGGGTCACCCGTTTGCTCTTACCTTCCAAAGGGCTCAAAGGAGGTATCTCTCCCTTTTCACTTGCAAATCTCACCCATCTCACCCACTTGAACCTTTCGCACAATTCACTATATGGTTCACTTGAAACTCAGTTCTTCTTGTCTTTGAATCAACTTGAGATCCTTGATTTGAGCTATAACCGTCTTTTTGGAGAACTACCACTTTCTCTACCATCTATTAATATACGGAGAGTTGATTTGTCCAGCAATCACTTCTCTGGTGCAATTCCATCTTCATTCTTCCAACAAGCAAGCAACTTGACTAGTTTCAATGTCAGCAACAATACCTTCACAGGGTATGTCCCATCCTCTATTTGTCTTCATTCTTCTCCCTCCCTTAGgctattggatttttcttccaatgtATTCAGTGGCAACCTTGCTCCTGGGCTAGGAAAGTGTTCCAAACTGCAAGTTTTTCGTGCCGGTCACAATAACCTCTCGGGATTATTTCCAGAAGATATCTATAATGCTaccaaaattgaagaaattgcaTTACCTCTCAATTCACTACATGGAGCCATTAGTGATAGAATTGCCAACCTCACTAACCTTGCAATCCTTGACCTCTACTTTAATCAATTGAATGGCGAGCTTCCTCACAATTTGGGGAAGCTCTCcaagttgaaattgttgaccCTTGATTTCAACAATTTAGAAGGTTCTTTGCCCCAGTCTTTGATAAATTGCACAAACCTTGTAGAACTGCATTTGTTAAACAACAACTTGGAAGGAGATATCTCCATGCTTGATTTCTCCAGACTGAGTCAACTTACTAAACTTGACCTCAGGATGAATAACTTCTCTGGTACAGTTCCTGTAAGCCTTTACTCATGTTGGTCGTTAAAAGCCATTGGATTGAGTAGAAATCATCTAGAGGGACAAATACAAGCTGAAATTATTTCATTGAAATCCTTGTCCTTCCTCTGCTTTGGTCACAACCGATTCACCAACCTCACAGGGGCAATGAAGATATTAATGAGTTGCAAAAGTCTTCATGTACTCATGCTTGATGGTGCCTTTAAAGGTGAGGGAATGCCATCTGATGATGACATGGTTGATTTTGACGGATTCCAAAATCTTCGGTTCTTGAGTTTGTTTAATTCTGACCTCACTGGTCACATGCCTGTATGGTTATCAAAGCTCAAGAATCTAGAGATCTTGCGACTGGATTTTAATCAAATCACAGGGCCAATTCCAAGTTGGTTGGGGACTATGCCTAGACTGTTTCATATCTACTTGTCAGATAACCAATTTTCAGGTGAATTTCCAAAGCAACTTTGTAGGCTACCAAGGTTGGTATATGAACCTAATATTTCATCTCAATTAGACGACACtagttatgaatttgaattgccTATCTTCAGCAGCAGCAACTTCGGCATATTTGCAAAGCAAACTGTTCTACAACAAAAAATGTCTTCTATTCCAGCAATGATACGCTTATCTAACAATAACATTAGTGGTTATATACCTGCTGAGATCGGCCAATTACATCTTCTCCGCCTGCTTTTTCTTGACTCCAACAGCTTCTCTGGCGTCATTCCAGACCAAATATCTAACCTAAAAAATTTagagattttgaacctctccaTGAATCATTTGTCTGGAATAATCCCATCGTCATTGGCGAGccttaatttcttaaaagaatTTAATGTCTCATATAATAACCTCAAAGGATTGATACCAACAGGCACCCAGCTCCAAAGTTTCGAAGCTTCTGCGTTTGAGGGGAACCCAAAACTTTATGGTGCCCCACTTCCAAATAAGTGTGGACCAAATAAGGACATGGATGTAGATAACAAGAACAATAAAGACGTGGAAAATGTGATTCCATGGTTTTATATCTTTGCAGCGTCGGGATTCTTAGTAGGATTTTGGGGAGTTTGTGGTTCTTTAGTTATTAACAAGACATGGAGATGTGCGTATTTTCGATTCATAGACAATCTACAAGATATGCTCCTCTACGTGATGATAACATTCCCCCTCAACAGGATGAAAAGAATGCTTAGAGGCtag